The proteins below come from a single Eucalyptus grandis isolate ANBG69807.140 chromosome 3, ASM1654582v1, whole genome shotgun sequence genomic window:
- the LOC120291202 gene encoding uncharacterized protein LOC120291202 translates to MLVPRRSPSPFWRSHRLGVPVSLCICRLLLPCFPVLLCSRPCLLARLLVVQRRRQCLLGMSRGAGVSTGPFLRRYSGYGLAIYTTSELSCQIIAVHGHNSSVCSMVSASFWHMGQSGSG, encoded by the exons ATGCTTGTTCCGCGGAGATCGCCTTCACCGTTTTGGAGAAGCCATCGATTAGGCGTCCCCGTGAGTCTCTGCATATGCAGGCTATTGCTGCCCTGTTTTCCGGTCCTCCTCTGTTCTCGGCCATGTTTGCTGGCGCGGCTTCTTGTTGTACAAAGGAGGCGTCAATGTTTGCTCGGAATGAGTCGGGGGGCGGGGGTTTCCACCG GGCCTTTCCTTCGAAGATATAGTGGTTACGGTCTTGCCATATACACCACAAG CGAGTTGTCTTGCCAGATTATTGCTGTCCATGGACATAACAGCAGTGTATGTTCAATGGTCTCGGCTTCTTTTTGGCATATGGGGCAAAGTGGGTCAG GTTGA
- the LOC120291610 gene encoding ankyrin repeat-containing protein BDA1-like, with amino-acid sequence MASDLYVAAVKGDVPYLLELLAKDQLLLNKNMTENQAETPLHIAAMLGHLDFVEEILARKAELAKDQDSQGSTPLHLAAAKGYLNIVVSLLRVNPDMCNVCDIYKRNPLHVAAMKGHVAVLEYLVQKRPNAAHSSVEHGQTILHLCLMHNRLEALKFLIDILPSDLINSRDQRGNTILHLAATYGETKTMLFLTNKGVKPNIKNFRGFTALDLLAQGESEERKRKWQNNMHKTLMVVAALLATMAFQATITPPSGLSKGNSRSDKENIAPSASNELSHLYRSFISCNTISFIASLSIVMIFISGLPLKRHRIITWIAMLVTWVAITFMATSYFISVSVSDQAEEHMLAFEIGLVVLAFLFLCHFIRLILKLVRKVLYFVRERWTQRRPGGDAV; translated from the exons ATGGCGTCCGATCTCTACGTAGCTGCTGTAAAAGGGGATGTGCCTTATTTGCTTGAGTTGCTCGCAAAAGATCAGCTGCTTCTCAATAAAAACATGACTGAGAATCAAGCTGAGACTCCTTTGCACATTGCAGCCATGCTCGGACACTTGGATTTCGTGGAAGAGATCCTGGCTCGGAAGGCTGAGCTGGCAAAAGATCAAGATTCTCAGGGATCAACCCCTCTTCATCTCGCAGCAGCAAAAGGGTACCTTAACATAGTGGTAAGCTTGTTAAGAGTCAACCCTGATATGTGCAATGTTTGTGACATATACAAAAGAAACCCTCTTCATGTTGCGGCCATGAAAGGCCATGTGGCTGTGTTGGAATACTTAGTTCAAAAGAGACCTAATGCAGCCCATAGTTCCGTCGAACATGGCCAGACAATCCTGCATTTATGCTTGATGCATAACAGACTGGAagctttgaaatttttgatagATATCTTACCTAGTGATCTCATCAACTCAAGGGACCAACGTGGTAACACGATTTTGCATTTGGCTGCTACATATGGAGAAACTAAG ACTATGCTCTTCTTGACTAATAAAGGAGTCAAACCAAACATTAAGAATTTCAGAGGTTTCACAGCACTCGACCTATTAGCACAAGGCGAAAgcgaggaaagaaagagaaagtggcAAAACAATATGCATAAGACGCTGATGGTGGTAGCGGCATTGCTAGCTACCATGGCATTCCAAGCCACTATTACCCCACCAAGTGGCCTTTCTAAAGGAAATTCCCGGAGTGATAAAGAAAATATAGCACCTAGTGCAAGCAATGAGCTCTCGCATTTGTACAGGAGTTTCATATCATGTAACACGATAAGCTTCATCGCATCACTTAGCATTGTTATGATTTTCATAAGCGGTCTTCCTTTAAAGCGGCATCGGATCATCACATGGATTGCAATGTTGGTTACGTGGGTTGCGATAACCTTCATGGCGACAAGTTATTTCATCTCCGTATCCGTCTCCGATCAGGCGGAGGAACATATGCTAGCTTTCGAAATTGGATTAGTAGTgctagcttttctttttctgtgccACTTTATTCGCTTAATCCTGAAATTGGTACGCAAGGTCCTATATTTCGTCCGCGAACGCTGGACACAGCGCAGGCCAGGGGGTGATGCGGTTTAG